A section of the Chitinivibrionales bacterium genome encodes:
- a CDS encoding beta-1,3-glucanase family protein: KGAKEAQNVPEFQAKLQKITAVVDTLHATEPGYSIGVVPIDTLVGYHDFVLTKTTTWTGDKAAFDAFWGDTSTYPKKGSTPQYIILNRTNGVWPDGKIYWSHEQNGAKIPLTQTNMKVLESERLYIYIAPLDSNSRYFDFLEVNSNGVNWAGNTTRVDGWRLPIAFRLKTTDGKDTIMGDEYETFFQSRQAKFDEFLNEVPKEFTPLAKVNFANIYSPQMMAVNYYNTGGVYATYFDEYQDSVIAKNPGAPAKTTPWNILACAGPLGASPDYCAAYNRHIGTLPQGANFVNWRTNDSAMYYQTAPCNYFSRWCHRRAIDNLTYGFAYDDDGGHESYMNPNNVQWIAVAIGW; encoded by the coding sequence CAAGGGCGCGAAGGAGGCTCAAAACGTTCCTGAATTCCAGGCCAAGCTCCAAAAAATAACCGCCGTGGTCGACACGTTGCACGCCACCGAGCCCGGGTACTCGATCGGGGTGGTGCCGATTGACACGCTGGTGGGCTATCACGATTTCGTGCTGACCAAGACCACCACATGGACCGGCGACAAGGCCGCGTTCGATGCGTTCTGGGGCGACACAAGCACCTATCCCAAGAAAGGTTCAACGCCCCAGTATATAATCCTGAACAGGACCAATGGCGTATGGCCCGACGGCAAGATTTACTGGAGCCATGAACAGAACGGCGCAAAGATTCCACTTACGCAGACGAACATGAAAGTGCTCGAGAGCGAGCGGCTGTATATTTACATCGCGCCCCTGGATTCCAATTCCCGGTATTTCGATTTTCTCGAAGTCAATTCGAACGGCGTCAACTGGGCCGGCAATACCACCAGGGTTGACGGATGGAGGCTTCCGATCGCTTTCAGGCTGAAGACCACCGACGGCAAGGACACCATCATGGGCGACGAGTATGAAACGTTCTTTCAATCGCGCCAGGCGAAATTCGACGAATTCCTGAACGAGGTGCCCAAGGAATTCACCCCGCTTGCCAAAGTGAACTTCGCCAATATTTATTCGCCCCAGATGATGGCGGTCAACTACTACAACACCGGCGGCGTGTACGCGACGTATTTCGACGAGTATCAGGACTCGGTCATCGCCAAAAACCCGGGCGCGCCGGCAAAAACCACGCCCTGGAACATTCTGGCCTGCGCCGGCCCGCTGGGCGCTTCGCCCGATTATTGCGCCGCCTACAACAGGCATATTGGAACCTTGCCGCAAGGAGCGAATTTCGTGAACTGGCGCACCAACGACTCCGCGATGTATTATCAGACTGCGCCGTGCAATTATTTTTCAAGGTGGTGCCACCGCCGGGCGATAGACAATTTAACCTACGGGTTTGCTTATGATGACGATGGTGGCCATGAGTCATACATGAATCCTAACAATGTCCAGTGGATAGCGGTGGCGATCGGGTGGTAG
- a CDS encoding beta-1,3-glucanase family protein produces MKRTAVTCLMLAFFTGSVFSQAVSICGTVTDQNGQPLTNTVVRLGQTTYDNGYWAQAPYLAKTDGAGHYQLGTGVCPPVNVISGAAMRGETFSRPMYVGGKVLFSLPAGDAMVRMSIYDLAGRFVRDVMNKSLSRGSYSVSIDTRGISCQFYLLRVTINGSAYVMKLQPSSHVAGGAVVRSASGFQTRLEKLAAIVDTVHATQPGYSIGAETVSSLTGNVNFTLTRVTTWDGTKAAFDAFWGDTSTYPKTGSYVILNRTNGKWPDSKIGVTTNRGGATTPLSQTNLRPIGALFIYIAPTDSNMRYYDFLEVNGGGTTFLGNTTRVDGWRLPITFRIKTSDGKDTVMGDSYELFYQSRESKFAEFINEVPKEFTWEATHDFANIWAPHKMDPFPFRSTGPYGNYYERYQDSVIKNYVKDPAWVNKPGYGAPANDPGPYPAATQADDVFACAGVLGNLPIWAAALNRHVSHLPQGVDCYNWSYVDTAYYYTDAPANFYSRWCHRRAINNYCYGFPYDDNGDHEAYISIGNIQWMAVAIGW; encoded by the coding sequence ATGAAGAGAACAGCGGTAACATGCCTGATGCTTGCGTTTTTCACGGGGTCGGTTTTTTCCCAGGCCGTCAGCATTTGCGGAACGGTCACGGACCAGAACGGACAACCCCTGACCAACACGGTGGTCAGGCTGGGCCAGACAACGTATGACAATGGGTATTGGGCGCAAGCCCCGTACTTGGCTAAAACCGACGGCGCCGGTCATTACCAGCTTGGGACCGGAGTCTGCCCGCCCGTCAACGTCATTTCGGGCGCCGCAATGCGGGGCGAAACCTTTTCGCGGCCGATGTATGTCGGCGGCAAAGTCCTGTTCAGCCTGCCGGCGGGCGATGCAATGGTGAGGATGAGCATCTACGACCTGGCGGGCAGGTTCGTGCGCGACGTGATGAACAAAAGTCTTTCCAGGGGCAGCTATTCGGTGTCAATCGACACACGCGGTATTTCCTGCCAGTTCTACCTGCTTCGGGTGACCATCAACGGCAGCGCGTATGTCATGAAATTGCAGCCTAGCTCGCACGTGGCGGGAGGGGCAGTTGTCCGGAGCGCTTCCGGATTTCAGACCCGGCTGGAAAAACTCGCGGCGATAGTGGACACGGTGCATGCCACCCAGCCCGGCTATTCGATCGGCGCCGAGACGGTCTCCTCCCTGACCGGGAACGTCAACTTCACCCTCACCAGAGTCACCACCTGGGACGGCACCAAGGCAGCGTTCGACGCCTTCTGGGGCGACACGAGCACCTACCCGAAGACCGGCTCGTACGTCATACTCAACAGAACAAACGGCAAATGGCCGGACAGTAAAATAGGCGTGACCACCAACAGAGGAGGCGCAACCACCCCCCTTTCACAAACCAACCTGAGACCGATCGGGGCGCTGTTCATTTACATAGCTCCCACCGATTCGAATATGAGATATTACGATTTCCTTGAAGTAAATGGCGGCGGCACCACCTTCTTGGGCAACACCACCCGTGTTGACGGATGGCGACTTCCCATCACCTTCCGGATAAAAACCTCCGACGGCAAAGACACGGTCATGGGCGACTCCTACGAACTCTTTTACCAATCGCGCGAATCGAAATTCGCCGAATTTATCAATGAGGTTCCGAAGGAGTTCACCTGGGAGGCCACACACGATTTCGCGAATATCTGGGCCCCGCATAAAATGGACCCCTTCCCTTTCCGGTCCACAGGACCCTATGGCAATTACTACGAACGGTATCAGGATTCGGTCATTAAAAACTATGTCAAAGATCCGGCATGGGTGAATAAGCCGGGCTACGGCGCTCCCGCCAATGATCCCGGCCCCTATCCGGCAGCGACGCAAGCCGACGATGTTTTCGCCTGCGCGGGTGTCCTGGGCAATTTACCCATTTGGGCGGCTGCCCTGAACCGGCATGTCTCCCATCTGCCGCAAGGTGTTGACTGTTATAATTGGAGCTACGTAGACACCGCTTATTATTATACGGACGCACCTGCCAATTTCTATTCCCGCTGGTGTCATCGGCGAGCCATCAACAACTACTGCTACGGCTTTCCCTACGATGACAATGGAGATCATGAGGCATATATTTCCATCGGCAACATCCAGTGGATGGCGGTGGCGATAGGATGGTAG
- a CDS encoding T9SS type A sorting domain-containing protein: MNLRIKLGLSSTLCILFASVALAALPPGYNGKIYGGDTLLGKPQGIPGVIKGMFVDSGGEGSSWHSCCALQGYAGYDYDIIGWGTNGQNDSSVNATHPTSHLSYMVAGQWMKYTVHVNIKGTYYVDFKLATVGYPNLQVLTYYDGASMKSDSVQNLPVCQTPPGCPEPWHAWNCNMAVDSVDLDTGLQVVGITFAQGSWNYDWTRFRLKEEAGTQVSGGSMHSAGPAGLATRLTGNRLAIGYKGGTSCSRISVVDCTGRTMLSSIDANTANGYHSACLDISKLRQGIYFVNVERKESKETTSVTVTR, translated from the coding sequence ATGAATCTCCGCATCAAACTTGGTCTATCATCAACATTATGCATTCTTTTCGCATCAGTCGCGCTGGCGGCGCTGCCGCCCGGCTACAACGGCAAGATTTACGGCGGCGACACGCTGCTGGGCAAGCCCCAGGGCATCCCGGGCGTGATTAAAGGCATGTTCGTGGACAGCGGCGGCGAAGGATCGTCATGGCACTCCTGCTGCGCGCTGCAGGGTTATGCCGGTTACGATTACGACATCATCGGGTGGGGGACCAACGGCCAGAACGATTCGTCGGTCAACGCGACGCACCCCACGTCGCACCTTTCGTACATGGTGGCCGGGCAATGGATGAAATACACGGTGCACGTCAACATCAAGGGGACCTACTATGTCGATTTCAAACTGGCCACGGTCGGCTATCCAAACCTTCAGGTGCTTACCTATTACGACGGCGCGTCGATGAAGAGCGATTCCGTGCAGAACCTGCCCGTGTGCCAGACGCCGCCCGGCTGTCCTGAGCCGTGGCACGCCTGGAACTGCAACATGGCGGTCGACTCGGTCGATCTTGACACCGGGCTGCAGGTGGTCGGGATCACGTTCGCCCAGGGTAGCTGGAATTACGATTGGACAAGGTTCAGGCTCAAGGAAGAAGCGGGAACGCAGGTATCGGGCGGTTCCATGCATAGCGCCGGGCCGGCGGGCCTTGCTACAAGGCTGACCGGCAACCGGCTCGCGATTGGTTATAAGGGCGGCACTTCATGCTCAAGAATTTCAGTGGTGGATTGCACGGGGAGAACGATGCTATCGTCCATTGATGCGAACACGGCAAATGGATACCACAGCGCCTGTCTTGACATTAGCAAATTACGTCAAGGCATATATTTTGTCAATGTTGAGCGGAAAGAAAGCAAGGAAACGACGTCTGTCACGGTTACCCGCTGA
- a CDS encoding MBL fold metallo-hydrolase — translation MHRRTFVKLGAAAAAGLFVPGCCGTSKLIGGEPDVGDQGAGGEQTRICEELFTYVEPDRPSFTCAHARTIHVLRGPKKTVMIDTGEFTDVFEKSVVPQMKRDGLNPFDICEIWNTHSHPDHVGADGFLQAATGAFIYAHPAAVRLLCDPKNNEKDMVDSLGEDCDVVTGFSAGLLRAFSGLFLKKQKLTVAGTFSDGQVLDPGFPVEVKFAPGHSPDSVAFWVPSKRILIAGDALLQEHKGHPIINTPLSNVTDMRETLEWMLGKHPAVMANGHYGTIVGEDRCDAVLRHSLQFLDDMNATALALLKSGPVSLHDLMRRYPFKEHSQWKIEARIAYWCLMKNLAQQGIAVRCPEYEGKKVVDLKWRAA, via the coding sequence GCGGGGCTGTTTGTCCCGGGCTGCTGCGGCACTTCCAAATTAATCGGCGGGGAGCCCGACGTGGGCGACCAGGGAGCCGGAGGCGAGCAAACCAGGATCTGCGAGGAGCTCTTCACCTATGTGGAGCCAGACCGGCCCTCCTTTACGTGCGCCCACGCCAGGACCATCCACGTACTGCGGGGGCCGAAAAAAACGGTCATGATCGACACCGGAGAATTTACCGACGTGTTTGAGAAATCGGTTGTACCACAAATGAAGCGCGACGGCCTGAATCCCTTTGACATTTGCGAAATCTGGAACACCCACTCGCATCCCGACCACGTCGGCGCCGACGGTTTTCTCCAGGCCGCCACCGGCGCGTTCATTTACGCGCACCCGGCGGCCGTGCGGCTCCTCTGCGATCCGAAGAACAACGAAAAGGACATGGTCGATTCCCTCGGCGAAGACTGTGACGTGGTGACCGGGTTCAGCGCGGGCCTGCTGCGCGCATTTTCCGGATTGTTCCTGAAGAAGCAGAAGCTCACCGTCGCGGGCACGTTTTCCGACGGCCAAGTGCTCGACCCCGGGTTCCCGGTTGAAGTGAAATTCGCCCCCGGCCACTCGCCCGATAGCGTCGCCTTTTGGGTGCCGTCGAAGCGGATACTGATTGCGGGCGACGCGCTGCTGCAGGAACACAAAGGCCACCCGATCATCAACACCCCGCTGTCGAACGTGACCGACATGCGCGAAACGCTGGAATGGATGCTTGGCAAGCACCCCGCGGTGATGGCCAACGGCCATTACGGTACCATTGTCGGAGAAGACCGGTGCGACGCCGTGCTGCGCCATTCGTTGCAGTTTCTAGATGACATGAATGCGACCGCGCTTGCACTGCTCAAAAGCGGGCCGGTGTCCCTGCACGACTTGATGCGCAGGTATCCGTTCAAGGAACACAGCCAGTGGAAAATCGAGGCCAGGATCGCCTACTGGTGCCTGATGAAGAACCTGGCGCAACAAGGTATCGCCGTACGGTGCCCCGAATACGAGGGCAAGAAGGTGGTGGACCTGAAATGGAGGGCGGCATAA